From Bradyrhizobium symbiodeficiens, the proteins below share one genomic window:
- a CDS encoding acyl-CoA dehydrogenase family protein: MALVLTEEQSMLRDSARGLISDKAPVSHLRSLRDDKDPTGFSRELWHSFAEMGFAGLLVPEEFGGSGLGYVEAGVLMEEIGRTLMPSPFLATSVVAASALSRGGNAAQKSEYLPKISNGSLLATLAIEEGAKHRPLQTSLQAVRAGNGFKLSGAKALVLDGHVADLLIVAARTAGAAGERDGLTLFLVSPKAKGVAIERTIMVDSHNAARIELTNVEVNADHVLGEVDQGAALLDGVLDIGRGAVAAEMVGLSEEVFNRTVEYLKSRKQFGKLIGEFQALQHRAAELYVDIEITRAATMKALQALDADVAKATSAVAVAKARAGTTATRAVQEGVQMHGGMGMTDQFDIGFFMKRARVCEELFGDANYHTEQLARARGY, from the coding sequence ATGGCCCTCGTCCTCACCGAAGAACAATCGATGCTCCGCGACTCAGCGCGCGGGCTGATCAGCGACAAGGCGCCGGTCTCGCATCTGCGATCCCTGCGCGATGACAAGGACCCGACCGGCTTCTCCAGGGAGCTCTGGCATTCCTTCGCCGAGATGGGTTTTGCCGGCCTGCTGGTGCCGGAAGAATTCGGCGGCAGCGGGCTCGGCTATGTCGAGGCCGGTGTCCTGATGGAGGAGATCGGCCGCACCCTGATGCCGTCGCCGTTCCTCGCCACCTCCGTGGTCGCGGCCTCGGCGCTGAGCCGCGGCGGCAATGCCGCGCAGAAGTCGGAATATCTGCCTAAGATTTCGAATGGCTCGCTGCTCGCGACGCTGGCGATCGAAGAGGGCGCCAAGCATCGGCCGCTCCAGACCAGCCTGCAGGCCGTGCGCGCCGGCAACGGCTTCAAGCTCTCGGGCGCCAAAGCGCTCGTGCTGGACGGTCATGTCGCCGATCTCCTCATCGTTGCCGCGCGCACCGCTGGCGCCGCCGGTGAGCGCGACGGCTTGACGCTGTTCCTCGTCAGTCCCAAGGCCAAGGGCGTCGCGATCGAGCGCACCATCATGGTCGATTCGCACAATGCGGCGCGGATCGAACTCACCAATGTCGAGGTCAATGCCGACCATGTGCTCGGCGAGGTCGACCAGGGCGCCGCCCTGCTCGACGGCGTGCTCGATATCGGCCGCGGCGCGGTCGCCGCCGAAATGGTGGGCTTGAGCGAGGAAGTCTTCAATCGCACCGTCGAGTATCTCAAGAGCAGGAAGCAGTTCGGCAAGCTGATCGGCGAATTCCAGGCACTGCAGCACCGCGCCGCCGAGCTCTATGTCGATATCGAGATCACCCGCGCCGCCACCATGAAGGCGCTGCAGGCGCTGGACGCCGATGTTGCCAAGGCAACGTCAGCCGTCGCGGTGGCAAAGGCCCGCGCCGGCACCACCGCCACGCGCGCGGTGCAGGAGGGCGTGCAGATGCACGGCGGCATGGGCATGACCGATCAGTTCGACATCGGCTTCTTCATGAAGCGCGCAAGGGTGTGCGAGGAGCTGTTCGGCGACGCGAACTACCACACCGAGCAGCTGGCGCGGGCGCGGGGATATTGA
- a CDS encoding acyl-CoA dehydrogenase family protein, whose protein sequence is MSDTETADLETFRAETRAWLEANCPPEMRKPATSDADVFWGGRNAKFSSEPQRIWFERMRDKGWTVPDWPKEYGGGGLSAAEHKVLRAEMGRIGVRPPLSSFGIWMLGPALLKYGNDAQKKEHLPKIAAGQIRWCQGYSEPNAGSDLASLQTRAESDGDDFVITGSKIWTSYANYADWIFCLVRTDPAAKKHDGISFILFDMTSKGVTTKPILLISGYSPFCETFFDGVRVPKSHVVGTVNRGWDVAKYLLQHERAMISGMGERGVGRPLGQIAADSVGTDAQGKLDDSMLRAEIATFDVDEAALAACAERAVDLAKAGQAHPAFSSAMKYYGTELNKRRHEILMAAGGIDALEWESERSRQGARPRAWLRTKANSIEGGTTEVMLGIVAKRILDLPGA, encoded by the coding sequence ATGAGTGACACTGAGACGGCCGATCTCGAAACATTCCGCGCCGAGACGCGCGCCTGGCTGGAAGCCAATTGCCCGCCGGAGATGCGCAAGCCCGCGACCTCGGATGCCGACGTGTTCTGGGGCGGCCGCAACGCAAAGTTCTCGTCCGAGCCGCAGCGCATCTGGTTCGAGCGCATGCGCGACAAGGGCTGGACCGTGCCTGATTGGCCCAAGGAATATGGCGGCGGCGGCCTCAGCGCCGCCGAGCACAAGGTGCTGCGCGCCGAGATGGGCAGGATCGGCGTCCGTCCGCCGCTGTCGAGCTTCGGCATCTGGATGCTCGGACCGGCGCTGCTCAAATACGGCAACGACGCGCAGAAGAAGGAGCACCTGCCGAAGATCGCAGCTGGACAGATCCGCTGGTGCCAGGGCTATTCCGAGCCGAACGCCGGCTCCGACCTTGCTTCGCTGCAGACCCGTGCCGAGAGCGACGGCGACGATTTCGTCATCACCGGCTCGAAGATCTGGACCTCCTACGCCAACTATGCCGACTGGATCTTCTGCCTCGTCCGCACCGATCCCGCGGCCAAGAAGCACGACGGCATCAGCTTCATCCTGTTCGACATGACCTCGAAGGGCGTGACGACCAAGCCGATCCTTCTGATCTCCGGCTATTCGCCGTTCTGCGAGACCTTCTTCGACGGCGTCCGCGTGCCGAAGTCGCATGTGGTCGGCACCGTCAACCGCGGCTGGGACGTCGCGAAATATCTGCTGCAGCACGAACGCGCGATGATCTCGGGGATGGGCGAGCGCGGCGTCGGCCGGCCGCTCGGCCAGATCGCGGCGGATTCCGTCGGCACCGATGCGCAAGGCAAGCTGGACGATTCGATGTTGCGTGCAGAGATCGCGACGTTCGACGTCGATGAAGCCGCGCTCGCGGCCTGCGCCGAGCGCGCGGTCGATCTCGCCAAGGCGGGACAGGCCCATCCGGCGTTCTCGTCGGCGATGAAATATTACGGCACCGAGCTTAACAAGCGCCGCCATGAGATCCTGATGGCGGCCGGCGGCATCGATGCGCTGGAATGGGAGAGCGAGCGCTCCAGGCAGGGCGCCCGCCCGCGCGCATGGCTGCGCACCAAGGCCAACTCGATCGAGGGCGGCACCACCGAGGTGATGCTCGGCATCGTCGCCAAACGCATCCTGGATTTGCCGGGGGCGTGA
- a CDS encoding L,D-transpeptidase — protein sequence MTDFRRLTGIFMAAVGLILSAPQAFAQQPDRGDEPGLVADDAYQLDPEWQKQVVYFRTTEAPGTIIVSTAERHLYLVQPGGRAIRYGIGVGRDGFQWQGLVTITNKKEWPDWTPPPEMIQRQPYLPRFMAGGPGNPLGARAMYLGTTVYRIHGTNRPDTIGTKVSSGCFRLVNNDVADLYNRVPVGTKVVIRQKPEL from the coding sequence ATGACGGATTTTCGTCGCCTGACCGGGATTTTCATGGCTGCGGTGGGGCTTATCCTGTCCGCCCCGCAGGCCTTCGCCCAGCAGCCCGACCGCGGCGATGAGCCGGGCCTGGTCGCCGACGACGCCTACCAGCTCGACCCGGAATGGCAGAAGCAGGTCGTCTATTTCCGCACCACCGAGGCGCCGGGCACAATCATCGTTTCGACCGCCGAGCGGCATCTCTATCTGGTGCAGCCGGGCGGGCGCGCGATCCGCTACGGCATCGGCGTCGGCCGCGACGGCTTCCAGTGGCAGGGGCTGGTGACCATCACCAACAAGAAGGAATGGCCGGACTGGACGCCTCCGCCGGAGATGATCCAGCGCCAGCCCTATCTGCCGCGCTTCATGGCCGGCGGTCCCGGCAACCCGCTCGGCGCCCGCGCGATGTATCTCGGCACCACCGTCTATCGCATCCACGGCACCAACCGCCCCGACACGATCGGCACCAAGGTGTCCTCGGGCTGCTTCCGCCTCGTCAACAACGACGTCGCCGACCTCTACAACCGCGTCCCTGTCGGCACCAAGGTGGTGATCCGGCAGAAGCCCGAACTCTGA
- a CDS encoding amino acid ABC transporter substrate-binding protein, translating to MRTFRGGLLIGLAVAVLVAVVAIIYEFYDTRTLKRTVRRGEVLCGVNKGLPGFSYSEDNKTWTGFDVDFCRAVASAIFNDPGKAKFIPLDAGERFKELQSRKVDILSRNSTWSMARELDYDLYFPAVAYYDGAGFMLPRSRNKETSLDLDGSKVCVQAGTTTALNVADYFRANNMKYEEMKFDKLDDVVKAYDTGKCDTLSADVSQLYALRINLAKPGDNMILPDMISKEPLAPVVRQRDDDWMMIVKWTLYAMINAEELGVTSENIDEALKSKKPEVMRLVGTEGNYGEQLGLTKDWAVRIIRHVGNYGEMYERNIGEKSKLKIPRGMNQLWNAGGVQYAPPMR from the coding sequence ATGCGCACTTTTCGTGGCGGCCTGCTGATCGGGCTCGCGGTCGCCGTGCTGGTCGCCGTTGTGGCCATCATCTACGAATTCTACGACACCCGCACGCTGAAGCGCACCGTGCGCCGCGGCGAGGTGCTGTGCGGCGTCAACAAGGGCCTGCCGGGCTTCTCCTACTCCGAGGACAACAAGACCTGGACCGGCTTCGACGTCGATTTCTGCCGCGCGGTGGCCTCGGCGATCTTCAACGACCCCGGCAAGGCGAAGTTCATCCCGCTCGATGCCGGGGAACGCTTCAAGGAATTGCAGAGCCGCAAGGTGGACATCCTCTCGCGCAACTCGACCTGGAGCATGGCGCGCGAGCTCGATTACGACCTCTATTTCCCCGCCGTCGCCTATTACGACGGCGCCGGCTTCATGCTGCCGCGTTCGCGCAACAAGGAGACGTCGCTGGACCTCGATGGCAGCAAGGTCTGCGTCCAGGCCGGCACCACGACCGCGCTCAACGTCGCCGATTACTTCCGTGCCAACAACATGAAGTATGAGGAGATGAAGTTCGACAAGCTCGACGATGTCGTGAAGGCTTACGACACCGGCAAGTGCGACACGCTCTCCGCCGACGTCTCCCAGCTCTACGCGCTGCGGATCAACCTGGCGAAGCCCGGCGACAACATGATCCTGCCGGACATGATCTCCAAGGAGCCGCTCGCCCCCGTGGTGCGCCAGCGCGACGACGACTGGATGATGATCGTGAAGTGGACGCTCTATGCGATGATCAACGCCGAGGAGCTCGGCGTCACCTCGGAGAACATCGACGAGGCGCTGAAGTCGAAGAAGCCGGAAGTGATGCGGCTGGTCGGTACCGAAGGCAATTACGGCGAACAGCTCGGCCTCACCAAGGATTGGGCCGTCCGCATCATCCGCCACGTCGGCAATTACGGCGAGATGTACGAGCGCAACATCGGCGAGAAGTCGAAGCTGAAGATCCCGCGCGGCATGAACCAGCTGTGGAACGCGGGCGGCGTGCAGTATGCACCGCCGATGAGGTAA
- a CDS encoding carboxymuconolactone decarboxylase family protein, whose protein sequence is MRLKLLSPGEMNESQRQTYDESIAGKRGKPPAPMMAWLNSPDMARHATRLGEVLRYDTMFPAKLSEIAILVTARHWTAHYEWYAHKRLALAGGMKPEIIDAIRDRRTPAFDDPKGQMIYDLAKSLHEGHGVEKVLYNEAVKLLGERGVVEVIGLCGYYTMVSMTLNTFEFELPEGEVPELT, encoded by the coding sequence ATGCGCCTGAAACTTCTTTCGCCTGGCGAAATGAACGAGAGTCAGCGGCAGACCTATGACGAGTCGATCGCCGGCAAGCGCGGCAAGCCGCCAGCGCCGATGATGGCCTGGCTCAACAGCCCGGACATGGCCCGTCACGCCACGCGGCTCGGCGAGGTGCTGCGCTACGACACGATGTTTCCCGCAAAACTTTCGGAGATCGCGATCCTGGTCACGGCGCGGCACTGGACCGCGCATTACGAATGGTACGCGCATAAGCGCCTCGCGCTCGCCGGCGGCATGAAGCCTGAGATCATCGACGCCATCCGCGACCGCCGCACGCCCGCGTTCGACGATCCCAAGGGCCAGATGATCTACGATCTGGCGAAGTCGCTGCACGAGGGCCACGGCGTCGAGAAGGTTCTCTATAATGAGGCGGTGAAGCTGCTCGGCGAGCGCGGCGTGGTCGAGGTGATCGGCCTGTGCGGCTATTACACGATGGTGTCGATGACGCTGAACACGTTCGAGTTCGAGCTGCCGGAGGGCGAGGTGCCGGAGCTGACCTAG